Proteins encoded within one genomic window of Microbacterium soli:
- a CDS encoding aspartate ammonia-lyase: MAADAPIQTRTETDSIGSLEIPIDAYYGVHTLRAEQNFPITKRPISVYPDLIRGLAMVKQASARANKEIGVLDAERADLIAAAAQRVIDGEFHDQFIVGVIQGGAGTSTNMNANEVITNIALEMSGRSKGDYAYLSPIDHTNRSQSTNDVYPTAVKIGLSLTLRSLLDELDLLRKSFLKKASEFHDVLKVGRTQLQDAVPMTLGQEFHGFATTLGEDHSRLTENASLMFEINMGATAIGTGITTHADYAPTVLKHLREITGLNLQTAGDLVEATSDTGSFMSFSASLKRSAIKLSKICNDLRLLSSGPQAGIGEINLPAMQAGSSIMPGKVNPVIPEAVNQVAFAVAGADVTVTMAAEGGQLQLNAFEPVIAHSIFQSITWMRQAMWTLRVNCVDGITANRERLGAMVGASVGVVTALTPFIGYAASAALAKTALLTNRNIADLVVEAGLMTREEVMKQISPARLSGLEAVTSAIPVIAAEDIA; encoded by the coding sequence ATGGCTGCTGACGCGCCCATTCAGACCCGCACCGAGACCGATTCGATCGGAAGCCTCGAGATCCCCATCGACGCCTACTACGGCGTGCATACGCTGAGGGCCGAGCAGAACTTCCCCATCACCAAGCGGCCGATCTCGGTCTATCCCGACCTCATCCGGGGCCTGGCGATGGTCAAGCAGGCATCGGCCCGGGCGAACAAGGAGATCGGCGTCCTCGACGCCGAGCGGGCCGACCTCATCGCCGCCGCCGCCCAGCGGGTCATCGACGGGGAGTTCCACGACCAGTTCATCGTCGGTGTCATCCAGGGCGGCGCCGGGACCTCCACGAACATGAACGCGAACGAGGTCATCACCAACATCGCGCTGGAGATGTCGGGGCGTTCGAAGGGCGATTACGCGTACCTGTCGCCGATCGACCACACCAACCGCAGCCAGTCGACCAACGACGTCTACCCGACAGCCGTGAAGATCGGCCTCTCTTTGACTCTCAGGTCGCTGCTGGACGAGCTCGACCTGCTGCGCAAGTCGTTCCTGAAGAAGGCGTCCGAGTTCCACGACGTCCTCAAGGTCGGTCGCACCCAGCTGCAGGATGCCGTCCCGATGACGCTGGGGCAGGAGTTCCACGGCTTCGCGACGACCCTCGGCGAGGACCACAGCCGTCTCACCGAGAACGCCTCGCTGATGTTCGAGATCAACATGGGTGCCACCGCGATCGGCACCGGGATCACCACGCACGCGGACTACGCCCCCACCGTGCTCAAGCATCTGCGCGAGATCACCGGGTTGAACCTGCAGACCGCGGGCGACCTCGTCGAGGCCACCAGTGACACGGGCTCCTTCATGTCGTTCTCCGCATCCCTCAAACGCAGCGCGATCAAGCTGTCGAAGATCTGCAACGACCTGCGCCTGCTCTCCTCGGGTCCGCAGGCGGGGATCGGTGAGATCAACCTGCCCGCCATGCAGGCCGGCTCCAGCATCATGCCGGGCAAGGTCAACCCGGTCATCCCGGAGGCCGTCAACCAGGTGGCGTTCGCCGTGGCCGGCGCTGATGTCACGGTGACCATGGCGGCCGAGGGAGGACAGCTGCAGCTGAACGCCTTCGAGCCGGTCATCGCCCACTCGATCTTCCAGTCGATCACCTGGATGCGCCAGGCCATGTGGACGCTTCGCGTGAACTGCGTCGACGGCATCACCGCCAACCGCGAGCGGCTGGGTGCGATGGTCGGCGCATCCGTCGGCGTCGTGACGGCTCTGACGCCGTTCATCGGCTACGCGGCATCCGCAGCGCTGGCGAAGACCGCACTGCTGACCAACCGCAACATCGCCGACCTCGTCGTCGAAGCCGGGCTGATGACGCGCGAAGAGGTCATGAAGCAGATCTCCCCGGCGCGACTGTCGGGGCTGGAGGCGGTCACCTCCGCGATCCCGGTGATCGCGGCCGAAGACATCGCGTGA
- a CDS encoding YceI family protein has translation MSIEIPGYRSGTWVLDPAHSEVTFSVRHMMISKVRGTFGVKEATLIAPENPLEAKVEAKVDVSSIDTKDEGRDAHLRSADFFDVENHPVMTFTSTGTRVQNGDFLVDGDLTIRGITKPVTFEFDFGGFGKDPQGNYKAGASATAVIDREEFGLTWNAALETGGVLVGKEVTIGLDLQGALQV, from the coding sequence ATGTCGATCGAGATCCCCGGCTACCGCTCCGGCACCTGGGTCCTGGACCCGGCGCACAGCGAGGTCACCTTCAGCGTCCGCCACATGATGATCTCGAAGGTGCGCGGCACCTTCGGTGTGAAGGAGGCCACACTGATCGCGCCGGAGAACCCCCTCGAGGCGAAGGTCGAGGCCAAGGTCGATGTGAGCTCCATCGACACCAAGGATGAGGGACGGGACGCGCACCTGCGCTCCGCGGACTTCTTCGACGTCGAGAACCACCCCGTCATGACGTTCACCTCGACCGGCACGCGCGTGCAGAACGGGGACTTCCTCGTGGACGGCGACCTGACGATCCGCGGCATCACCAAGCCGGTCACCTTCGAGTTCGACTTCGGGGGCTTCGGCAAGGACCCGCAGGGCAACTACAAGGCCGGTGCGTCCGCCACGGCCGTCATCGACCGTGAGGAGTTCGGTCTCACCTGGAACGCCGCCCTGGAGACCGGCGGTGTGCTGGTCGGCAAGGAGGTCACGATCGGTCTCGACCTGCAGGGTGCGCTGCAGGTCTGA
- the rpsO gene encoding 30S ribosomal protein S15: MALEADVKKAIIEEYATHPGDTGSPEVQVAMLTQRIKDLTEHLKEHKHDHHSRRGLFLLVGQRRRLLSYLQDIDISRYRSLIERLGLRR, translated from the coding sequence ATGGCACTGGAAGCAGACGTCAAGAAGGCGATCATCGAAGAGTACGCGACGCACCCCGGTGACACCGGATCCCCCGAGGTGCAGGTCGCGATGCTGACGCAGCGCATCAAGGACCTCACCGAGCACCTCAAGGAGCACAAGCACGACCACCACTCGCGTCGTGGGCTGTTCCTGCTCGTCGGTCAGCGGCGTCGCCTGCTGAGTTACCTGCAGGACATCGACATCAGCCGCTACCGCTCGCTCATCGAGCGGCTCGGCCTGCGTCGCTGA
- a CDS encoding peptidase, with translation MSIEIDWMAFLSVFAAALVGAVMIVTLYALGLRMLVRAGRVPVVTPAEFTDAITVLSAKEIRRAAKQAEKAARKNPLTEAQKTLAFLAAICCFVLCAAAVAGGILLIVIGH, from the coding sequence ATGAGCATCGAGATCGACTGGATGGCCTTCCTCAGCGTCTTCGCCGCGGCGCTGGTCGGCGCTGTCATGATCGTCACGCTCTACGCACTGGGGCTTCGGATGCTGGTGCGCGCAGGGCGGGTCCCCGTCGTCACCCCTGCGGAGTTCACGGATGCGATCACCGTGCTCTCTGCGAAGGAGATCCGCCGCGCGGCCAAGCAGGCGGAGAAGGCAGCCCGCAAGAATCCGCTGACCGAGGCGCAGAAGACGCTGGCGTTCCTCGCGGCGATCTGCTGCTTCGTGCTGTGCGCGGCGGCCGTCGCCGGGGGCATCCTGCTGATCGTCATCGGCCACTGA
- a CDS encoding phosphodiesterase has translation MSDLPVFGSHPQPSHTIIHLSDPHFLAGGAKHPGGSDSEGNLARTLQTIRQVHPHPSAIVVTGDLTDLGEPDAYRRLRATLEPVAEELGSPVVWVAGNHDERPALHAELLDGAATQEPVTGVWELEGLRLVALDTSVPGWHHGDLDREQLEWLADVLADPAPEGTLLAMHHPPLPAHVPLFDILELRHQDELADIIRGTDVRGILAGHLHYSSFGVFAGIPVSVASSTCYTMNLGRPAAEVNGMDAAQSFQLVHVRPGVITHTVVPVADAPTGDVFTEEWLARMAALTPQERLEAFSRKPQGTRA, from the coding sequence ATGAGCGATCTGCCCGTGTTCGGAAGCCACCCCCAGCCCTCGCACACGATCATCCATCTCAGCGATCCGCACTTCCTCGCGGGCGGTGCGAAGCACCCGGGCGGCTCCGACAGCGAGGGCAACCTCGCCCGCACGCTGCAGACCATCAGACAGGTGCACCCGCATCCGTCGGCGATCGTGGTGACCGGCGACCTGACCGATCTGGGGGAGCCGGATGCCTATCGTCGGCTGCGCGCGACGCTGGAACCGGTGGCGGAGGAGCTCGGCAGTCCCGTCGTCTGGGTGGCCGGCAATCACGACGAGCGACCTGCGCTGCACGCCGAGCTCCTCGACGGCGCGGCCACGCAGGAGCCGGTCACCGGGGTGTGGGAGCTGGAGGGCCTGCGCCTGGTGGCGCTGGACACGTCCGTGCCGGGCTGGCATCACGGCGACCTGGATCGGGAGCAGCTCGAGTGGCTCGCGGACGTGCTCGCCGATCCCGCACCCGAGGGCACCCTGCTGGCCATGCACCACCCGCCGCTGCCCGCACACGTACCGCTGTTCGACATCCTCGAGCTTCGTCATCAGGACGAGCTGGCCGACATCATCCGCGGCACCGATGTGCGCGGCATCCTGGCGGGGCACCTGCACTACTCGTCCTTCGGCGTGTTCGCGGGAATCCCGGTGAGCGTGGCCTCCTCCACCTGTTACACGATGAATCTCGGTCGCCCCGCCGCCGAGGTGAACGGCATGGACGCCGCGCAGTCCTTCCAGCTCGTGCACGTGCGGCCGGGCGTCATCACGCACACCGTGGTGCCGGTGGCGGACGCGCCCACCGGCGACGTCTTCACCGAGGAGTGGCTGGCGCGGATGGCGGCGCTGACGCCGCAGGAGCGGCTGGAGGCGTTCTCCAGGAAGCCGCAGGGCACTCGGGCCTAG
- a CDS encoding fumarylacetoacetate hydrolase family protein produces MRFAHLNVRDSETPLLAVIDGEEAILVRDLLSSGPNTLQELIAGGDDLLQRVRDAVTEDLAPRHPLGGFSFGSAVIDPPAILAVGLNYSAHSSELGLKTDKAPTVFTLWPNSLAGHDRTLSWPRRLSESVDYEAELGVIIGRPAKDVSPEDALSTVWGYTAVNDITARDIQFAEAQWSRCKSFDGFTPTGPFVVTADEIPDPQALHIWTVVDGQTVQDASTAQMVRSVATLVSHLSTSVTLLPGTLISTGSPGGAGYSRDPQIFLRDGSTVTVGLEGIGELTTHCRILD; encoded by the coding sequence ATGCGGTTTGCCCATCTGAACGTGCGCGACTCCGAGACGCCTCTCCTCGCCGTCATCGACGGCGAGGAGGCCATCCTCGTCCGCGACCTCCTCTCCTCCGGCCCCAATACGCTTCAAGAGCTGATCGCGGGCGGTGACGACCTTCTCCAACGCGTGCGCGACGCGGTCACCGAGGACCTGGCTCCACGGCATCCGCTCGGCGGGTTCTCGTTCGGCTCCGCTGTCATCGATCCGCCCGCCATCCTCGCCGTGGGACTGAACTACTCGGCGCACTCGAGCGAGCTCGGGCTGAAGACCGACAAGGCGCCCACCGTGTTCACGCTGTGGCCGAACTCCCTCGCCGGCCACGATCGCACGCTCTCCTGGCCCCGCCGCCTCAGCGAATCGGTCGACTACGAGGCGGAGCTCGGCGTGATCATCGGCAGGCCCGCCAAGGATGTCTCCCCCGAAGACGCCCTGAGCACGGTGTGGGGCTACACGGCCGTCAACGACATCACCGCGCGTGACATCCAGTTCGCCGAGGCGCAGTGGTCGCGCTGCAAGTCGTTCGACGGGTTCACGCCCACCGGCCCGTTCGTCGTCACCGCCGACGAGATCCCCGACCCGCAGGCGCTGCACATCTGGACCGTCGTGGACGGGCAGACCGTTCAGGACGCCAGCACCGCGCAGATGGTCCGGTCGGTCGCGACGCTGGTGTCCCACCTCTCGACATCGGTGACCCTGCTGCCGGGCACGCTCATCTCCACGGGCAGCCCGGGCGGAGCCGGCTACTCGCGCGACCCGCAGATCTTCCTCCGCGACGGCTCGACGGTGACCGTCGGACTCGAAGGCATCGGCGAGCTCACCACGCACTGCCGCATCCTGGACTGA
- a CDS encoding MFS transporter — protein sequence MQFTRGLLIDLSPLKISPAFARLWVGSALAGIGGQLTVVTVMLHVFELTDSTFAVSMIAVAGLIPMILAGLYGGMLADAFDRRRLALLAATVAFVATALLAALTWMHLENIWWLYGLSMIIAATNSVGVATRTAIVPRLIPLEHLTAASALNGVAFGMTVMVGPAVAGMLVALTGFGWTYTIDIILMLSLFLGLWTLPALRPEGTIVRPGLASLVDGWHFLRRAGNIRMQYLMDITAMTFGQPLTLFPALGTVLLGGGAFTTGILTAAVAVGTVASSLFSGRLVHYRWHGLGISRAVQAYGLTIALFGAVLVIGLFLPPASERTPHIALIVAACVALALSGAADNISSIYRNTMMQAAVPDTMRGRLQGIFVIVVAGGPRVGALYAGALATVTSLWFPPLLGGFLVIGIAAMLARLSPRFRTYDALSPEA from the coding sequence GTGCAGTTCACGCGTGGTCTTCTCATCGATCTCTCCCCCTTGAAGATCAGCCCCGCATTCGCGCGCCTGTGGGTCGGCTCCGCGCTGGCGGGGATCGGCGGCCAGTTGACCGTCGTCACCGTGATGCTGCACGTGTTCGAGTTGACCGACAGCACCTTCGCCGTGTCGATGATCGCCGTGGCCGGGCTGATCCCGATGATTCTCGCGGGACTGTACGGCGGCATGCTCGCCGATGCCTTCGACCGCCGCCGGCTCGCCCTCCTCGCCGCGACCGTCGCGTTCGTCGCCACCGCGCTGCTGGCCGCCCTGACCTGGATGCACCTCGAGAACATCTGGTGGCTGTACGGACTGAGCATGATCATCGCGGCGACGAACTCGGTGGGGGTGGCCACCCGCACGGCCATCGTGCCCCGGTTGATCCCGCTGGAGCACCTCACCGCGGCCTCGGCGCTGAACGGCGTCGCGTTCGGCATGACCGTCATGGTGGGTCCGGCCGTGGCGGGGATGCTCGTGGCGCTGACCGGCTTCGGCTGGACCTACACGATCGACATCATCCTGATGCTCTCACTCTTCCTCGGACTGTGGACGCTGCCCGCGCTGCGCCCGGAGGGCACCATCGTCCGGCCGGGGCTCGCCTCCCTCGTGGACGGATGGCACTTCCTGCGCAGGGCCGGGAACATCCGCATGCAGTACCTCATGGACATCACCGCGATGACGTTCGGGCAGCCCCTCACCCTGTTCCCCGCACTGGGAACCGTGCTCCTGGGCGGCGGAGCGTTCACGACCGGCATCCTCACTGCCGCCGTGGCCGTGGGCACCGTCGCCTCGAGTCTGTTCTCCGGACGACTCGTGCACTACCGCTGGCACGGTCTGGGCATCTCCCGCGCCGTGCAGGCCTACGGGCTGACGATCGCCCTGTTCGGGGCGGTGCTGGTGATCGGGCTCTTCCTGCCGCCGGCGTCGGAGCGGACACCGCATATCGCCCTCATCGTCGCGGCGTGCGTCGCACTGGCGCTGTCCGGAGCCGCGGACAACATCAGCTCCATCTACCGGAACACCATGATGCAGGCCGCCGTCCCCGACACCATGCGCGGCAGGCTCCAGGGCATCTTCGTCATCGTCGTCGCCGGCGGACCGCGCGTGGGCGCCCTGTACGCCGGGGCACTGGCCACGGTGACGAGCCTGTGGTTCCCGCCGCTGCTGGGCGGGTTCCTGGTGATCGGCATCGCCGCGATGCTCGCGCGTCTGAGCCCGCGCTTCCGCACCTACGATGCACTGAGCCCCGAGGCCTAG
- a CDS encoding inorganic phosphate transporter has translation METAALVVVLVIALALFFDFTNGFHDTANAMATPIATGALKPKAAVLLAAVLNLVGAFLSTEVAKTVSGGIVNEADISHALLPQLIFAGLIGAITWNMLTWLLGLPSSSSHALFGGLIGATLVGVGAAGINFGVVLSKVVLPAFIAPLTAGIIAFAATKAAYGITRRYDGKPDGRSGFRWGQIFTSSMVALSHGTNDAQKTMGVITLALITVGWQTGDPNGEHYHNPEFWVIVACAFTIALGTYLGGWRIIRTLGKGLTEVKPAQGFAAESSTAATILASSAFGFALSTTQVASGSVIGSGLGRRGSTVRWGTAGRIALGWLLTLPSAGAVGAVAALIVVWFGNWGVLVDALIALVVIVGLFLRSKRNAVTSANAMSDVAESGHAVETPEVPGPTRRTSRIELMRALERAERKADEAERAARRAKKLKKSGGKPSEIKAARKAAERAARKYAQAEEAAQEWERLSASRRERAKLAEWDLSVDEKEDAR, from the coding sequence GTGGAAACCGCAGCCCTCGTCGTCGTGCTGGTCATCGCACTGGCATTGTTCTTCGACTTCACCAACGGATTCCACGACACGGCGAACGCCATGGCGACGCCGATCGCCACGGGGGCCCTCAAGCCCAAGGCCGCCGTGCTGCTGGCCGCCGTGCTGAACCTCGTGGGCGCGTTCCTGTCGACCGAGGTCGCCAAGACCGTGTCCGGCGGGATCGTCAACGAGGCCGACATCTCGCACGCGCTGCTGCCTCAGCTCATCTTCGCCGGGCTCATCGGAGCCATCACCTGGAACATGCTCACCTGGTTGCTGGGACTGCCCTCGAGCTCGTCCCACGCGCTGTTCGGCGGGCTCATCGGCGCCACGCTCGTCGGAGTGGGCGCGGCGGGCATCAACTTCGGGGTCGTGCTGTCCAAGGTCGTGCTGCCGGCCTTCATCGCACCGCTGACGGCGGGGATCATCGCATTCGCCGCCACCAAGGCCGCGTACGGCATCACCCGCCGCTACGACGGCAAGCCGGACGGGCGTTCCGGCTTCCGCTGGGGGCAGATCTTCACCTCCTCGATGGTGGCGCTCTCGCACGGCACGAACGACGCGCAGAAGACCATGGGCGTCATCACCCTCGCCCTGATCACCGTCGGCTGGCAGACCGGAGATCCGAACGGCGAGCACTACCACAATCCCGAGTTCTGGGTGATCGTCGCCTGTGCGTTCACGATCGCGCTGGGCACCTATCTCGGCGGCTGGCGGATCATCCGCACGCTCGGCAAGGGGCTGACCGAGGTCAAACCCGCGCAGGGCTTCGCCGCGGAGAGCTCCACGGCGGCCACGATCCTCGCCTCCAGCGCCTTCGGCTTCGCCCTGTCGACCACTCAGGTCGCCTCCGGGTCCGTGATCGGATCGGGTCTGGGCCGACGCGGCTCGACGGTGCGCTGGGGCACCGCCGGACGCATCGCCCTGGGCTGGCTGCTGACGCTGCCCTCCGCGGGCGCCGTCGGCGCCGTGGCCGCGTTGATCGTCGTGTGGTTCGGGAACTGGGGCGTCCTCGTCGACGCGCTGATCGCCCTGGTCGTCATCGTGGGACTGTTCCTGCGCTCGAAGCGGAACGCCGTCACCTCCGCCAACGCCATGAGCGATGTCGCCGAGTCCGGTCACGCCGTCGAGACGCCCGAGGTGCCCGGCCCCACGCGCCGCACCAGCCGCATCGAGCTGATGCGCGCACTGGAGCGCGCCGAGCGCAAGGCGGACGAGGCGGAGCGCGCGGCGCGCAGAGCGAAGAAGCTCAAGAAGTCCGGTGGGAAGCCCAGCGAGATCAAGGCCGCCAGGAAGGCCGCCGAGCGCGCGGCGCGCAAGTACGCGCAGGCGGAGGAGGCCGCGCAGGAATGGGAGAGGCTCAGCGCGAGCCGCCGGGAGCGCGCGAAGCTCGCCGAGTGGGATCTGTCGGTCGATGAGAAGGAGGACGCCCGATGA
- a CDS encoding FKBP-type peptidyl-prolyl cis-trans isomerase codes for MTDRTKPEFDAPTGPAPAELVIRDLIVGDGDEAKPGDTVTVHYAGVEHDTGEEFDSSWGRGETIQFPLRGLIQGWQEGIPGMKVGGRRELTIPPHLAYGPAGSGHFLSGKTLIFIIDLVAVG; via the coding sequence ATGACAGATCGCACAAAGCCCGAGTTCGACGCACCGACCGGTCCGGCCCCCGCCGAGCTGGTCATCCGCGACCTCATCGTCGGCGACGGCGACGAAGCGAAACCAGGAGACACCGTCACCGTGCATTACGCCGGGGTCGAGCACGACACGGGAGAGGAATTCGATTCCTCCTGGGGGCGTGGCGAGACGATCCAGTTCCCGCTCCGCGGCCTGATCCAGGGCTGGCAGGAGGGGATCCCCGGCATGAAGGTCGGCGGCCGCCGCGAGCTCACGATCCCGCCGCATCTCGCCTACGGTCCTGCGGGATCGGGGCACTTCCTCTCCGGGAAGACGTTGATCTTCATCATCGACCTCGTCGCGGTCGGCTGA
- a CDS encoding PrsW family intramembrane metalloprotease encodes MTFGTPFPPSSQPSSSRGVEQPAQQGHGQPPRPVYGQPPRPVFDHLARGGAGPVSGAGASGATGTAGAPARSTPASDLQGMPVLPVPVRRGRSVSIWVFGLLGFVMLALIAYFALFLGTGASVVGLVLALIPLGIVLVGVRLIDRWEPEPRSLVVFALAWGGVAGVGIALLVDLGLVLVGVRADPLFSAVVQAPIVEEAAKGLGVVMVLLIGRRAFDGPVDGIVYGALVGAGFAFTENIQYFGTSVIEGGGASLTATFILRGLISPFAHAMFTALTGFAMGVAVRRGATSAGAVGAGAVGLLGAMALHAFWNGSSLLGDFIVLYATTQIPLFIGFILAIVALRHAEARLTRRRLDDYAAAGWFTPEEVVMLATPAGRRTALRWAAGLQGNRRRLMRSFIRDATALAAVRQRAVNGHDGYAAADERALLLRTRVTRAQLLAY; translated from the coding sequence ATGACCTTTGGAACCCCCTTCCCGCCGTCATCACAGCCGTCGTCCTCGCGAGGCGTGGAGCAGCCGGCGCAGCAGGGGCACGGACAGCCGCCGCGCCCGGTCTACGGGCAGCCGCCGCGCCCGGTGTTCGATCACCTCGCGCGTGGCGGCGCGGGGCCCGTCAGCGGCGCGGGCGCGTCGGGTGCCACGGGGACGGCCGGTGCTCCTGCGCGTTCCACACCCGCATCCGACCTTCAGGGCATGCCGGTGCTTCCCGTGCCCGTGCGCAGGGGGCGATCGGTGTCGATCTGGGTGTTCGGGCTCCTCGGCTTCGTGATGCTCGCGCTCATCGCCTATTTCGCTCTGTTCCTGGGAACGGGCGCCTCCGTGGTGGGACTGGTGCTCGCCCTGATCCCGTTGGGCATCGTGCTGGTCGGGGTGCGTCTGATCGACCGGTGGGAGCCCGAGCCCCGGAGTCTGGTGGTCTTCGCCCTCGCCTGGGGCGGGGTCGCCGGGGTGGGAATCGCCCTGCTCGTGGACCTGGGACTCGTGCTCGTGGGCGTCCGCGCTGACCCGCTGTTCTCCGCCGTCGTCCAGGCGCCGATCGTGGAAGAGGCCGCCAAGGGGCTGGGCGTGGTGATGGTGCTGCTGATCGGCAGGCGCGCATTCGACGGGCCCGTCGACGGGATCGTCTATGGCGCGCTGGTGGGTGCGGGCTTCGCCTTCACGGAGAACATCCAGTACTTCGGGACGAGCGTCATCGAGGGCGGTGGGGCGAGCCTGACCGCGACCTTCATCCTGCGCGGGCTGATCTCGCCGTTCGCGCACGCCATGTTCACCGCTCTCACCGGGTTCGCGATGGGTGTCGCGGTGCGCCGAGGCGCAACCTCGGCCGGTGCCGTGGGAGCCGGTGCCGTCGGACTGCTGGGTGCCATGGCGCTGCACGCGTTCTGGAACGGCTCGTCTCTGCTCGGGGACTTCATCGTGCTGTACGCGACGACGCAGATCCCGCTGTTCATCGGCTTCATCCTGGCGATCGTGGCGCTGCGCCACGCGGAGGCCCGACTGACACGGCGCCGGTTGGACGACTACGCCGCGGCCGGCTGGTTCACGCCGGAGGAGGTCGTCATGCTGGCCACGCCTGCCGGTCGTCGTACCGCGCTGAGGTGGGCGGCGGGCCTTCAGGGGAACCGGCGCCGGCTGATGCGGTCGTTCATCCGCGATGCCACGGCGCTCGCCGCGGTGCGGCAGCGCGCCGTCAACGGACATGACGGATATGCCGCGGCCGACGAGCGGGCGCTGCTCCTGCGGACGCGGGTGACCAGAGCGCAACTGCTGGCATACTGA